TGTTGTGTCCTTTCTTCTTCCCAGATTGGGTAGAGGGGACCAGACTGTCTGATCGGCATCGTGGATGGGTGCCCGAGTCCCATTTGGAAACCATAAGCAACTCAAGGGTCCGACAACGCAACCTGTCAGATGCCCTCAAACTGACAAcagccacagctgctgtttgaccaGGACGCTCAGAGTGGGACTAAAATGAGGGACGTCCTGAATGTATTGTCAAGGATGAAACTCATTTGTAGGCttcaaactgctgcaaacagGACTATGGAGATTCAGTGCTGAAGTATTGAATTGTTCACTAGCGTGAAGCACCTGAAATGCTGTAAGAACACATCTCATTGAAGCACTGGGTCTCCCTTGTTTCACTTGGTGGAACAGTGTATTGCCTTAGAGCAATGTGTGAACTGCTGAGGCCTGCCAAAAACACATTAAGGACTATGTGACTCTATTAACTGTTATCCACAGTACATTACAAACATTGTGTGTACTATGATACATCAATAAACCGGTGTTTTAAGAGAAATAGTTTTAATGGGATATCACCTTTTTCCAAGAGACgttatttttggaaaatgtattattatttgtgtATATTGAACAGAATCTAACAGTTGAGTGAATGATGCATGTCTATTGCGAAGTTCACTCCTGCATGCAGCAGTGCTGAGGGGAATCATGCAAAATGTACAAGGCAATTCAAAGATGCACAGGGCTTACACTGTGATAACATTTCAATAAATTAAGGTTGATggaataaaatcacatttaacatCATGTGTTATGACAGTGAGGTGTGGCTTATTTCATTCATCATAAAAGCTGTTTTGGTCAATTGCAGCTATAACTGTGTCAAATTgtacatcagcagcagtgttgtaCGTTCACAGCGAGCCTTTACTGTGAGTTTTAAGTAATTACTGGCATGTGTATGCAGGGGTTGTTTACAGAACAAAGGGAACAGTACACTTCATGAAAAAAGACACTCAGACACGCACGTAGCCTGGCTGAGGCTTGACCATGGGCGTGACCATCCGTCGTCCTGGCCCATTTTTCAAGACCTGCTATTGGTTATATCTACCATCACTCAGATAAAACGGGGCGCCACGAAACGTAAATGGACAGCAGTATTAACCCAATGAACGCACTGTAACCCTGCCCTCGGTTTCCCCTGAATGGACAAATTCCGCTATCAGTCAACGTACTAATCTCTGATTGGTTACAGATGTGGTGGGAGGGCGTTgcagtatttgttgttgttttcgtTCAGCAGTTGAGTTGACTAGTCCGACATCTTTGAGATTGGTTGTATTCCCGTATGTTATGACTGTATTTTGAGCTAATTATTTCAACCCCGAGTATTCTTTTGAGAAACTCGACGACACAAGGGACCAGCGGAATTTGTCTGGATTTCTCCTGTTTGGAGTGaagcttgtgtttgtctttttcgAAGGTGCGTGAACGGTAACGCGTTGTTGATCCATTAGCTGCAGTTGTTAGCGCTGCTGTTGCTAGCTAGCACCATTAACAGCTGATTTCTGTACAGTTATCAGCGCGTACGCGGTGCATGCTGTATTATAGATGTAGAGAAGCTGGCAGTTAATTACAACGATTCGTGCTGTTAGGTAGTTCGGTGTTACACTATAACTAGCTTGGAGAGAAGGTAAGTTAACGGTAGCTGATCTCAATACTGTTGTAAAAAGTGACGTGGCCTCATTTCACGATGACCTAAACCATCGTGAACCCAGAAACTCGTGATCGAAACAATCTTTACACTACAAAAAAGACAAGTATTATGTTGAGTTTGGCCGTCAGATATTGTTGTTTACAcctcacacagacagcagtaaaCAGGGGCATGTGTTTGGGGTTCCTGATATAAGATATGAAACTGATCTTATTTTGTTTCAATCACGCCATCTATATTTTGTATCACGATATCAATATAATTATGTACTTaatacatgtatttatgtaGGAAATTAAATTGGGAGTCTATTAATAGATTAGATAACCAGATTAAAAAGTCTATTTTTGGGCCAGTCCTATTGTGTTGCAACCAATGATGCCAccttttattattgattaaaaatGGCTTGAGTTTTAAATTGCCTTGTTTTGATATTCATTTCACATGAAATATGACAtactaaaacaaatgaaaacaaaacaaactctgaTTCAATCAGTCAACTGAGTAAATCAAAAAATGATTGTCAACTGTTTTGATCATTGATAAATCCTTTAAACCATTTTAGCAATAATACTGTAGTTGAAAGTAGACATAAATGCAAAATTTGTCACTGTTaacaaatgtatatttttgaaCCACCCACCCCTAATCTGTCTTATACAAAACACTTGGTAAAAAGATGGCTGCATTTCATCTTGCAATAAACAACAATGTGCTCTTGAGGCAGTCAATCACTTGTTGACCGAATTTACTGGTCGGTGAAGTCAGCCAGTGCGCTTTCTCCTTTGTCTGCTTGGTAAATAATGCTATTGTGAGGCACTTCATGTTTTCTGGTGTTGtttgtttccttgtgttgtctttagATGGGCAGTCAGTACCAGCGCTCAGTACCACTAGAggtgaggagagcagagggggagagagttCGGGCCAAGCATCCTGACAAGATACCGGTCAGTATTACATCTGGCAAATTTTTTGATAACATGTTTCATTTACAGGTATTGACTGTTTGATGGTCATGGTCATATGTAGACTTATATCTAAAGCAAGTTTTTCAAATAAAAGGTTAGAGCTATGATTTCTTCAATTCATTTCAACTGCAAAGTAATGCAGATCCATTTGTTGTTTAGATTTTGGCACATGAACACATTCTCACTCTGTTACTGATGACTGATTGCTGTTTGGTCTTTTTAACCAGATCATTGTGGAGAGGGCCCCGAGGTCTCGAGCTCCTGAACTGGACAAGAAGAAATACCTAGTGCCCTCAGATTTAACAGGTGaaatatgcaaacacatgcaaaaacttCAAAAAACGAGATTTATCTTCTCAAATAACTCTCACATTCAGCAATCTCGTGAGCTAGCTGGACCTCATAGATTTCCAACTTGTAAGACACAGTTGGTCACAGTTGCAGCATGACAGATTTAGCCTTGTTACTGGTGCTGatattgatatatttttttaatataagttttaaaaaatctgatgaGGATACATTGGCtgattagtattttttttaaatataaacacataaacagtcTTGAGATGGATCACTTAGacctgttttgtcattttatatatatatagttgtgACCAAGATACAAAATGtgagacattttacagtttaaaaataaacttgtcagtgctctctggtggacaaactatgtaatggTGAGACTGATTTATCAGTTACGAAAAGCCACCTGTGACTTGGACAAGACAAATTCAACTTCAGTTGTCCAACTAACTTGATGCTGCACAGTCCAACCTGGATGAAtcagtcagctgctgtctgtgattCCGGTGGCAAACTGTGGGTGACACTAATCTGTCTAACAGGACGGACTTTTTTCCTCATGCTTTGAATTTCTAGACTTTTTTTTGGCAGAGATTTTAACATGTCATAGCTGGAGGAGTACAGGTGCATTTAATAGCAACAGCAGTTGCGGCATTCCAGTTCGGTGAGCTCCAGGTATtgttggctcactgtcatgactCACTGCGACACTGAGCCATCGTTAACGTTATTATTTCCATCTGTGCGTTTCCTGCTGTGacgagtcaaaatgtctgctgtgaaaaaggcttgTTGGAGAGCCAGACGGTGTGCTTCAAAGTGAAACTGTACAGGATTCAACTACATTTGCTTGTGgcttttttgtctgtctggttAAATGTAATGATTGTTGTCTCAGTAGTTCACCCGTTTTGTTATCTCTCACTGAATCTGTCTCAAAACTGACCAGTGACCTGGCCATGCCCCGCAGTTGCGTGTTTTCGTGCTCTTCATATGAAATGAAACTTCTGAGTGTGACCCTCGCTGACCATGTCGTTTCTGATCTCACCTTCCTTTTTTTAGTGGGCCAGTTGTGCTTCCTGATACGCCAGCGTGTGTCTTTGAGACCAGAGGAGgcactcttcttcttcgtcaACAACTCCCTTCCCCCATCCagctcccctctctctgctgtataTGAGGTAATATCACTCCTCCGCACACAAGTTCACATGAGGGTCCCCTCATTAATTTCCTGCAGACTTACCATAAGAATAACCA
Above is a window of Chelmon rostratus isolate fCheRos1 chromosome 8, fCheRos1.pri, whole genome shotgun sequence DNA encoding:
- the zgc:92606 gene encoding gamma-aminobutyric acid receptor-associated protein-like 1, with translation MGSQYQRSVPLEVRRAEGERVRAKHPDKIPIIVERAPRSRAPELDKKKYLVPSDLTVGQLCFLIRQRVSLRPEEALFFFVNNSLPPSSSPLSAVYEEHHEEDLFLYMTYSNESVYGA